One Alligator mississippiensis isolate rAllMis1 chromosome 12, rAllMis1, whole genome shotgun sequence DNA window includes the following coding sequences:
- the LOC102562146 gene encoding histone-lysine N-methyltransferase SETMAR, protein MERAARGADVARGLEALPVPVRAPPPHGPAAFQYSPEHVTGAGEDIDPSEIVFPGCICPSASCTATTCSCLRHGENYNSLCINSLESETGYARPIFECNAMCQCSESCQNRVVQRGLQFQLEVFHTDKKGWGLRTLEFIPKGRFVCEYAGEVLGFKEACRRIQAQTPDDSNYIIAVREHLYNGQIMETYIDPTYIGNVGRFLNHSCEPNLFMVPVRIDSMVPKLALFAATDILAGQELSYDYSGRSHNLPGPKGDGEVLKEDRGVKKPCYCGAKSCISFLPFDSSLYPTPRKESCVKDSEFDS, encoded by the exons ATGGAACGAGCTGCGCGCGGCGCGGACGTGGCGCGGGGGCTGGAGGCGCTGCCGGTGCCGGTGCGGGCGCCGCCTCCCCACGGGCCCGCCGCCTTCCAG TATAGCCCAGAACACGTGACTGGAGCAGGTGAAGACATCGACCCCTCTGAGATCGTTTTTCCCGGATGTATTTGTCCCAGTGCCTCCTGCACAGCCACCACGTGTTCATGCCTTCGCCACGGTGAAAATTACAACAGTTTATGCATCAACAGCCTAGAAAGTGAAACAGGCTATGCTAGGCCTATTTTTGAGTGCAATGCTATGTGCCAGTGTAGCGAGTCCTGCCAAAATAGGGTTGTGCAGAGGGGTTTGCAATTCCAGCTGGAGGTGTTCCACACTGATAAGAAGGGGTGGGGTCTTCGCACTCTGGAGTTCATACCCAAAGGAAGATTTGTGTGCGAATATGCTGGTGAAGTTTTAGGTTTCAAGGAGGCATGTAGAAGAATACAGGCACAGACACCAGATGATTCAAACTATATTATAGCTGTAAGGGAGCACCTTTACAATGGACAGATAATGGAGACGTACATTGATCCTACCTATATAGGTAATGTTGGCAGGTTCCTGAACCACTCTTGTGAGCCAAATCTGTTTATGGTCCCTGTTCGAATAGACTCAATGGTGCCTAAATTAGCGCTCTTTGCAGCTACAGACATCCTTGCCGGCCAAGAACTCTCATATGATTATTCTGGAAGATCCCATAACTTACCAGGACCTAAAGGCGATGGAGAAGTCTTGAAGGAAGACAGAGGAGTAAAAAAACCCTGTTACTGTGGTGCTAAATCCTGCATTTCTTTCTTGCCTTTTGACAGTTCTCTCTACCCCACACCACGTAAAGAAAGTTGTGTTAAAGATTCTGAGTTTGATTCCTAG